The DNA region aatttttccgtattttggtccacagagtcatgtgaggtcttgttttttgcgggacgagttgacgtttttattggtaacattttcggacatgtgacagtttttgatcactttttattccgatttttgtgaggcagaatgaccaaaaaccaactattcatgaatttcttttgggggggggggcatttataccgttccacgtttggtaaaattgataaagcagttttattcgtcgggtcagtacgattacagcgatatctcatttatatcatttttttatgttttggcgcttttatacgataaaagctattttgtagaaagatttacttttatagctgttttttttagcggatttttaagattggcagctgtcacacactaaaagacgctttttattgcaaaaaatagtttttcgcattaccacattttgagagctataatttttccatattttggtccacagtcatgtgaggtcttgttttttgcgggacgaattggcgtttttattggtaacattttcgggcacgtgacagtttttgatcgctttttattttgatttttgtgaggcagtatgaccaaaaaccagctattcatgaatttattataatgtcagatcgctgatctgacactttgcaatgcactgttagatcagcgatctgacgtgcactgctcctggcttaccaaagcctgctctgagcaggcgcttgtaagccacctccctgcaggacccggatgcagccctgcggccattttggatccgggacctgcagggaggagacgctcggtacaaaatgagcacatcgccttgtaccgagggtctcagggaagcccgcagggagccccctccctgcgcaatgcttctctatgcccccggaacgctgcgatcatgattGATcatagtgttccgggggttaatgtgcccgggggcggtccgtgacctctcctggcacatagtgccgggtgtcagcttcgatagtcagctgacacccggccgctattggccgtgctccccccgtgagtgcggccgatcgctatgacgtactaaccCGTCCctgagaattaagtcccaggtcaccttgacgggatagtacgtcatatgggattaaggggttaataaagctaGTGTAGGATGCTGAGATCATTGCTGTTTTAACCATTTAGGTCaatctttgacagcagcatttaaaaggaGCCTGCCACCTGTTTTGGCCTCTATAAGATgcgaccactgcctttcagggcttatctacagcattctataatgggtACCTCTGACCTTCCGTGAAAGTGACTGGAGATGTGTGGCATTCATCATCTGTTTCTGAAGTGCATCAGTGTGGAATGTGGCCAAAGGACATCCACTTTTCGGCCTTTTGGTGACTCTACCAGTCTCTCTGTTGCAACCTGTTGATGACACTCTAATAAGCTCATTGGCCAAATCCCTATGAGAACATCATGCTCGAAGCCTCACAATGGCATGGTACTGTTGTGCAATTGTTAGGTTGTCTTATGGTGTCcaaatgtgaacagcatgatgactgtttaacccctttctgacattagacgtactatcccgtcgaggtggtattggCCCgtgtgaccaccgatgggatagtacgtctaacgcgatcagccgcgctcacagggggagcgcggccaggtaTCAGCTGTCTATcacatggaccgctcctggcacattaacccccgaaacactgcgatcaaacataaggaagcatcgcacagggagggggctccctgcgtgctttcctgagaccttCGGAGCAAAGCAATGTGATTACGTTGCTCCGGgcatcttctccctgcaggccctggatccaagatggccgcagggctccttctgggtcctgcagtgaggtggcttgtaagtgcctgctcggagcaggcgtcagcaagcctcctgcagtgcctgtcagatcgctgatctgacacagtgcattgcaaaaatatatttatgtgtgatatatatatatatatatatatatatatatatatatatatatatatatatatatatatatatatattgaaaaaattagaacagcatcatattaccacacttgcAGTGCAAAGCTTTCCAGACCAATGTTCAAGTGGTTCCAataatatgagaaaaaaaggaaaacagcacaaagaaagtaacaaaaaagtgggtctttaatgcctggacggcgtggcaacgtttcggattttccaatcctttttcaagcagtgaacatacaaataGAGTGAGTATATATAGGTATTACACATGTTGCTCATTAATTAATCACTAAAACATTATTTGCACATATATCTTCAATATCCATCCAATATCATATTACAATAAAGTGCATACGTGCATATTCTATTAAAAATAGATAAACATCAAACCTGATATTTTATAAATAAAGTGCAATGTGATTGTGAACCAAATCTATTAATAATCAATTAAAATCCCACAGATGTCCCAATCTATTTAGAAATTAAATCAGAGACGTACTTACAGCACAACACCACATGTTTTTTGTTCTCAGCGTCCCCATAGGGTTACTGCGCATGTCTGTTGCGTCAGAACAAGCAAGCAAAGGATTGTGGTAGGCGCCTGCGCACTAGCGTTCTAGGAACGTcggcgccattttggaaaagggaaaaaGGACCTAATTCCCAAAGGAAAAAGAACGGGACCgaaataaagaaaatgtttgatttttttgtagTTCTTTTAGCGCTAACTTATCAATCAGCTCATAGTGCCATGACTCAAAAAATGTCGTATCCAAAAATATTTATCTCTTTTTATATATATCTGCATGGCTGATAGGAatgctatatatgtatatatgaaggCACTCACTACCTCTTAGCATCTCAAGTACCTTGATTATATCTTAGTGGCCTAGACAGTCTAGGACATAAGTCCAAAAAGACACAGGACAGCCCTCCCCAATTAAGTGGGACCTCCTGTATCCCAACAAGGACACAGAGAGAACAGGGGGTGGACAGTCCCCCTCAGCTCACTCTCGTCACCTGTACAATCAAGACCATGTCTTTTTAGCCACAATAATACTCCAGAGAAGCAATTGAGTGCCAATCAAATTTTTCATTTATTGTAGTAACATTTTCCTTTTATATATACTCCACTTTTGCCGCTTGTCATATAttcattttctaattattttaatttatttaaaaaaatattccaaaaattctttGCGTAGAATACGTCTCTATTTTCATAGATTGGAAATCTGGAAGATAAATTAAAAACATCCATTTAAACATATATAGATCTAGGGGAACAAATTAATACATCTTACAAGACCTGACTAGTTTTAAAGTCCACATTTAACCCATATGGTTTCAATGTGTTGAGTTTCATAATCCACTCTAATTCCCTCTTTTTGAGTAGTTTAACTCGATCACCACCTCTTCTTTGAACGGGAATCATGTCAATGATGCGAAATTTTAATTGTTTCTCTGTATGTGATTTTTCCACAAAGTGCTTTGATACAGGCAAATCCATACGtttcttccttatggtatgtcggtgctgATTAATACGAGTTTTGAAATCACATGTTGTCTCACCGACATACCACAAGGAACAAGGACATTGCAGCAGATACACCACGAACTCAGAGTCACAGGTTAAAAACTGCTGTATTCTGTATTCTTCGTGGGTAAACGGGTGAACAAAACTTGACCCTTTAAGCATCATACTGCAATTAATACATGATAAACATGGAAAACATCCTTTTCTATTCTGACCCGATATTGTAGTTTGGATAGACTTTTTAAACGATCCAATATCAGATTTAACTAAAGTGGAACCTACCGTTCGACTACGTTTATAGGAAAAAACTGGTAAGTTAGAAAATTCTGTTACATTTGGAAGACATTTGGATAGCATTCCCCAATGTTTACACACAATATTTGAAATTTTTTTACTTTCTTCACAGAAAGATGTTACAAAAGGGATCCGATTTAAGTCTTTCTTGTAAAGTTTCTTCTGCAACAGGACTTCTCTACTTATCAAATCAACCTTATTTTTCTGTTTACACAAAAGATTGGTGGGGTAGCCCCTATTTGAGAATTTTTGTAAGACACCTTCCATTGATTTTTGCAAGGACTCCTCTTCACTTTCAATTCGTTTAACCCTAATCAACTGGCTAAACGGAATTGATTCAATTGTTTTTTTGGGGTGCTGACTATTATATAAAAGAAGGTCATTTCTATCTGTCAATTTCGAATACAGCTGAGTCACAAGTCTGTTATCATTGATTTTCACATTGACATCCAGAAATTGGATGTTTGTTTTTGAATGAACCAAAGTAAATTTGATTGTGTCATCAACTGTATTCAAAAAATTGTGGAAATCAATTAATGAATTCTCTGAGTCTGTCCAAATgaggaagatgtcatctatgtatctccaccacgcagcCACATAGCTGAAGTGGGGAGATACATAGATAAGATCCTCCTCTAGGACACTCATGACAATGTTCGCATAAGCGGGCGCCATATTTGCGCCCATGGCGACTCCTCTTGTTTGTAAATAAAATATATctccaaacaaaaaataattcttGGTCAATATTAGTTCAAGTAGTTCTATAATAAATTTTTTACTTCCCTCAGTGTATTCAGTGTTTTGTAATTTTTTACTAACTGCTGCTAAGCCCTTGTTGTTCTCAATGGACGTATATAAGGAAGTTACGTCAAAAGACGCTAGTATCACTTCACCTGTTATTTCAATCCCTCCAATTTTCTCCAAAAAATCTGTTGTATCCCTTACAAACGATTCTGCCTGATTGGCAATGGGGTTCAAAATTTTATCTAAAAAGATTCCAATATGGGAAAGGATGGAATCGCAGCCTGACACAATAGGCCTACCCGGAGGATGTATGAGAGACTTGTGTATTTTCGGTAAAGTATACATCACAGGAGTTATAGGAAACTCCACTATCAAAAAATCAAGAACATCCTGATCAATAATTCCTTTGTCCAAGGCATCATTcaaaataaattttatattttttgcaaTATCAAACTTTGGATCATAACTAAGTCTCTCATACACCTCCGGGTCGGCAAGCTGACCAAGAATTTCATCAATATAGTCTTCTCTATTCATAATAACGACTGCGCCACCCTTATCCGCACTTTTAATAATTATATTATCATCCCGTGCCAGTTCATACAGAGCTTCCATTTCACCCGCTGTCATATTAGGACACATAAACTGGTTTGTACATTCTTTTTTCAAAAACTCAATATCCTGATTGACAGCAAGAATAAAAGCCTCAATTACAGATGGATTACTTGGTGGGGTGAAATTACTCTTTTTTCTCAAATTCAATTGGTGTAAACTCAAATTACAGTTAGcagttttttctaattttggtttatTAGAGAACCATTCTTTTAATTTAATGGATCTGTAAAAACGCTGAAGGTCCAAATTGAGTTCAAGCCAGTTCACATGTGTACTTAAACTAAACGACAACCCTTTATTCAAGACCGATATTTGAGTATCACTAAGGGTCTTACTTGAGATATTTATGATCAAGTCTGTTCTTTGCTCCTTGTCGCCATCTGTTTTTCTGATGATTTGCTTTTCCCTCTTTTCTCTCTTTTGTTGTCTGCGgtgtttttttccccctcttttccTGTTTTCATTTTTTCGTTCATAGGGTCTGGTCCTAAAAAAATCAATGTTAGACAATAATTTTCCATCATTACAATaagaggatccatttttttccatccAATAACCTCTTTTTTTCCAACCGCCTGAAATGTCCCTTTGCCAGTTGTAAATGTTCCCATCTTTGTAGTCATCCATATCTCGGTTCCACTTTCTACGTTTAACATCCTCTAATTCAAGACGTAGTTTATCTATTTTGATCTTTATACTTTCTTTAAAGGTATTCCATTCCTCCTCACTCAAGAGACTTTTTATGTCCATTTCCACCGATGATATATCACATTTTAATTTTTTAGTCTCTTGTTGTAGATATTCAATGTTGAGGAGGATGATATCTAGGCCATACTTGTTAGAAATCATACTAAACTTTAAACAAAAAGACGCATCATTTGACATCAAATTGGGACGTATGTTAGAACGAAGTCCTCTAGGAATTTTTTTAACCCTGTAGTATTCACTCAGGGTTATCAGGTGTAGTTCAGCTGTAGTGAATTTTCTTGTCACATTTTCATATTTAAGTTTCAAATCATATAAGGATGGTGTACTTAAAAAGGTGGCATTACTTTTCACCCCTTCAAGTATACGTTCCCCATCTTCATTTGTATATGTGAAAACGCCTGAATCAGGCCCCATGACCCACACTGGAAAATAGATTAAGCCAAAAATGTGCAAAAAttgaactaaaaaaataaaaaataaaaaacaaaaaaagaaaaaataacaaaatctcaaataagtccgatgcaaatttccacagaacatgatatattgaaaaaattagaacagcatcatattaccacacttgcAGTGCAAAGCTTTCCAGACCAATGTTCAAGTGGTTCCAataatatgagaaaaaaaggaaaacagcacaaagaaagtaacaaaaaagtgggtctttaatgcctggacggcgtggcaacgtttcggattttccaatcctttttcaagcagtgaacatacaaataGAGTGAGTATATATAGGTATTACACATGTTGCTCATTAATTAATCACTAAAACATTATTTGCACATATATCTTCAATATCCATCCAATATCATATTACAATAAAGTGCATACGTGCATATTCTATTAAAAATAGATAAACATCAAACCTGATATTTTATAAATAAAGTGCAATGTGATTGTGAACCAAATCTATTAATAATCAATTAAAATCCCACAGATGTCCCAATCTATTTAGAAATTAAATCAGAGACGTACTTACAGCACAACACCACATGTTTTTTGTTCTCAGCGTCCCCATAGGGTTACTGCGCATGTCTGTTGCGTCAGAACAAGCAAGCAAAGGATCGTGGTAGGCGCCTGCGCACTAGCGTTCTAGGAACGTcggcgccattttggaaaagggaaaaaGGACCTAATTCCCAAAGGAAAAAGAACGGGAccgaaataaagaaaatatgtttgatttttttgtagTTCTTTTAGCGCTAACTTATCAATCAGCTCATAGTGCCATGACTCAAAAAATGTCGTATCCAAAAATATTTATCTCTTTTTATATATATCTGCATGGCTGATAGGAatgctatatatgtatatatgagcCCCTAGATCTATATATGTTTAAATGGATGTTTTTAATTTATCTTCCAGATTTCCAATCTATGAAAATAGAGACGTATTCTACGCaaagaatttttggaatattttttgaaataaattaaaataattagaaaatgaaTATATGACAAGCGGCAAAAGTGGAGTATATATAAAAGGAAAATGTTACTACAATAAATGAAAAATTTGATTGGCACTCAATTGCTTCTCTGGAGTATTATTGTGGCTAAAAAGACATGGTCTTGATTGTACAGGTGACGAGAGTGAGCTGAGGGGGACTGTCCACCCCCTGTTCTCTCTGTGTCCTTGTTGGGATACAGGAGGTCCCACTTAATTGGGGAGGGCTGTCCTGTGTCTTTTTGGACTTATGTCCTAGACTGTCTATGCCACTAAGATATAATCAAGGTACTTGAGATGCTAAGAGGTAGTGAGTGccttcatatatacatatatagcatTCCTATCAGCCATGCAGATATATATAAAAAGAGATAAATATTTTTGGATACGACATTTTTTGAGTCATGGCACTATGAGCTGATTGATAAGTTAGCGCTAAAAGAActacaaaaaaatcaaacatattttctttatttcggTCCCGTTCTTTTTCCTTTGGGAATTAGGTCCtttttcccttttccaaaatggcgccgACGTTCCTAGAACGCTAGTGCGCAGGCGCCTACCACAATCCTTTGCTTGCTTGTTCTGACGCAACAGACATGCGCAGTAACCCTATGGGGACGCTGAGAACAAAAAACATGTGGTGTTGTGCTGTAAGTACGTCTCTGATTTAATTTCTAAATAGATTGGGACATCTGTGGGATTTTAATTGATTATTAATAGATTTGGTTCACAATCACATTGCACTTTATTTATAAAATATCAGGTTTGATGTTTATCTATTTTTAATAGAATATGCACGTATGCACTTTATTGTAATATGATATTGGATGGATATTGAAGATATATGTGCAAATAATGTTTTAGTGATTAATTAATGAGCAACATGTGTAATACCTATATATACTCACTCtatttgtatgttcactgcttgaaaaaggattggaaaatccgaaacgttgccacgccgtccaggcattaaagacccacttttttgttactttctttgtgctgttttcctttttttctcatatatatatatatatatatatatatatatatatatatatatatatatatatatatatatatatatatatatatatatatatatattcccataaatacatttctttatgtaaaataataataaaaaaaagctatgtgcacacgttctggatttttcgctGTTTTGCGTgttttttcggcggttttccgcGGCAACAACGCTTAAaaaccgcatacattaagcatctcaTAATTTttcatgcattccgcaatttttgtgcatatgttgcgtttttttttttttagataaaacacattgcggaaaaatacgcacatgttaattaattttgcggatttcctgctatttattgcattttgaagttccggaaaaaaacgcgaaaaatctgcacaaaaactgcgagAAACCGGAAAAAAAAACGCGTGAAAAAAGCATGCAGATTTCCTGTTGAAAAAgtacggttttgttcaggaaatttctgcataaaatcctgacgtgtgcacatagcctaaaagtacacatatttagtattgccgtgtctgtaacgacccgacctataaaactgtcccactagttaaccccttcagtgaacaccgtaaaaaagaaactaggcaaaaagcaatgctttatcatatcaccgaacaaaaagtggaatgacgccatcaaaaagacggatataaataaacattgtacctccgaaaagtcatcttgtccctcaaaaaaacgagccgcccatacagcgtcatcagcgaaaaaataaaagctatagccctcagaataaagcaatgcaaaaataattattttttctataaaagtttttatcgtataaaagcgccaaaacataaaaaaatgatataaatgaggtatcgctgtaatcgtactgacccgaagattaaaactactttatcaagtttaccaaacgcggaacggtataaacgcaccccccccAAAAGGAATTTgagttgctgttttttgttcattctgcctaacaaaaatcggaataaaaagcgatcaaaaaatgtcatgtgcctgaaaatgataccaataaaaacatcaactcgtcccgcaaaaaacaagacctcacatgactttgtggaccaaaatatggaaaaattgtagctctcagaatgtggtaatgcaaaacatttttgcaataaaaagcgtcttttagtgtgacagctggcaaacacaaaaatccgctataaatagtaaatcaaaccccccattatcaccgtcTTAGGGAaggataataaaataaaaaatgtatttatttccattttcccattagggttcgggttggggctaaagttagggttggggttagggtttggattacatttacagttgggttaggggtgtgtcggttaggggtatggttgggattagtggtatggttgggattagtggtatggttggggttaggggtgtgttggggttagggttgggattaggcttaagggtgtgttggggttagggttggagttaaggtaccgttacactaagcgacgctccagcgatatagacaacgatccgacctaaactagatcgctggagcgtcgcagttaggtcgctgtagagacgtcaaacacagcagctccagaacgatgcaggagcgatccagtgacgtaacggcgactcgcttatcgttcacgctccatgtaaaaacattgctgacatcgttgcttttgctgtcaaacatgacgatacaagccgatctagcgaccaaataaagttccagacttctaactCCGACCAGCGATttaacagcaggatccagatcgctgctgcgtgtcaaactcagcgagatcgctatccaggactctgcaacgtcacggatcgttgtcgttctcgttggaaagttgtttaatgtgaaggtacctttagaattgggaggtttccactgtttaggcacaccaggggctctgcaaacgcaatatgacgtcccatctcaatccatacaattctgcgttgaaaaagtaaaacggtgctccttcccttccgagctctgccgtgcgcccaaacagtggtttatccccacatatggagtatccgcgtactcaggacaaattggacaatttggcataggtggggaatcaggggacaaaaaatacactattgtaaagcacagctcaggccctatttaacggtatttttatctcatactgaaaaaacggggtgacaggttccctttaagtgtaagaATcacccgggatccgttgaagcgttcctcataaagggacagtggtcagaattgtaaaaattggccctgtcattaacctgcaaaccacccgtaggggtaaaggggttaaatatcaaTTTTGATTGCACCCCAAAATTTATTGGCTGATTCATGGATCCAACACTTGTTAtgaattttgccattaagctccTTGTTAGGCTAGTTTAACATTTGCGGTTAGCGCATGCTAACACAGCGGTTTTTATTCGCATCAGCTTACACGTGATGAAAAAAACCcgctgcatttgcatgcgtttgcgtttttgcgcctgcgtttgtgctttttatgcgcatgcgttcaatatttccaggagggcgtgtctcagtgggcattgccatctctgtgtgcggttccaccattactccaaagcaacatgcccgctgccttggagtcatccttgattccgagctttcattcaccccccacatccgatcactggctcgctcttcttatctgcatctcaaaaacatttccagaattcgcccttttcttactttcgactctgcaaaaactcttactgtctcacttattcattctcgtctggactattgtaactctctactaattggcctaccttttaccagactctccccgctccaatctgtcctgaatgctgctgccaggatcatattcctcctcgccaaccgttacaccgatgcctctaccttgtgccagtcattacactggctacccatccaatccagaatccagtacaaaactactaccctcatccacaaagcactccatggctcagcaccaccctacatctcctctctggtctcagtctaccaacctacccgtgccctccgctctgctaatgacctcaggttagcatcctcaataatcagaacctcccactcccgtctccaagactttacacgtgcggcgccgattctttggaatgcactacctaggttaatacaattaatccccaatccccacagttttaagcgtgcactaaaaactcatttgttcagattggcctaccgcctcaacgcattaacctaattatccctgtgtggcctattaataaaaaacaacaacataatcacgttcctccatcatgttctcatacactttatgcagttaatagcctctgtgtctgtactgttacatacttaggcagttaactggttcatgcagctttatatgaacacccgagccttacactatggctggtccaaataactaaagcaattgttaccatccacctcttgtgtctccccttttcctcatagattgtaagcttgcgagcagcagggccctctttcctcctggtatctgttttgaactgtgatttctgttatgctgtaatgtctgttgtctgtataagtcccctctataagttgtaaagcgctgcggaatatgttggcgctatataaataaaattattattattattattattatgtttaaatcagttcctggacatgcgcagtccaaagtacggAAGTGCAGCGAACGCATACGTACACAAATACATGCGTACTCATGTGTTCCCATAGGCAGTAATGTGTTTTTTAACGCACTTATccacatgcctgcgcatatttgatggaATTTTGCCGCCTCAAAATTGCAACATGGTATGTTAACCGCGCCCCACCTCACACtgcgaaaagacgcatgcgtcgcatGAACCTGCatccacaatgtaaaagatatgaaatcaaaatacatgcggatgtatgcgtcagaaacgctggagacacaaccgcaaatgtgaaactggcctaaggctACGTGCCTGTGATCGGGTATGCTTTTTGGACGCTGAGTGCTatattacaagcacagtggatgtaaTTTATAGAATCCCATGTCCACTGTTCTATTTAACGTTGTGTAAAGTCACCCGCGGTGCGGGTTTGcaagctgcagcatgtcaatttctgtagcGGAAACAGTCTCTGCTGCTTATTTTGACCAATAAAATCTCTTTACATGCGGTAAATCTGCGTCTACTATAAAACGAGTGCGGTAATTAAAAAGCATTTTAGTCACAGCTAAAATAGGCTGCTTCCAAAAGTTACTATTCCTGATTGTAGGCATGTAGCCTTAGAGAATtgcaagttgtgcaaaaagtactgaaacattgaacagTTGGACATGCCCATCACTGCATTCAAAGTTTAGAGTCgatcacattaaagggaatctcacctcattttggccctataaaatgCTGCCACCaccttcaggggcttatctacagcattctgtaatgctgtagataagcccccaatgtatcctgaaaagataagaaaaacaagttaattatacccacccaggggcggtcccggttcgggtccCATGGGTGTTGTGGTCCGggtccagctcctcccatcttcatacgatgtcattctccttgcttctgtcgcggctccggtgcaggcgtactgatttaccttgttgagggcagcataaagtactgctgtagcaatgctgtagataagcccctgatggcggtggccacggcttatagggccaaaatgaggtgacagattccctttaaattgaaaAAGATAGCGTGCATTTTAGGTTCATCCTGAAATTCTGCAttaaagccaaatatccctaaccTTTTGTGAGTTACTATGGTAACTTTGGAGTTCATTTTAACACCTTTTCATTGTTTATTTTTAAGTTTGATATTTATCACTTTTACCATACAATGCACAATGCCCCCCAAGGTggttttgcactttaatgaccaggaccatttttataattctgaccactgtccctttattatATAACTCTAGAATACTTCAAATGGATCCCactgaaattgtttttttttttttcgtgacatattat from Ranitomeya variabilis isolate aRanVar5 chromosome 3, aRanVar5.hap1, whole genome shotgun sequence includes:
- the LOC143817240 gene encoding uncharacterized protein LOC143817240, producing MDVQSLYSNILHKDGLNDCKVFMENTGTDADSVVKLTEVSSSSTITLNLIIRCICYLQETVWVMGPDSGVFTYTNEDGERILEGVKSNATFLSTPSLYDLKLKYENVTRKFTTAELHLITLSEYYRVKKIPRGLRSNIRPNLMSNDASFCLKFSMISNKYGLDIILLNIEYLQQETKKLKCDISSVEMDIKSLLSEEEWNTFKESIKIKIDKLRLELEDVKRRKWNRDMDDYKDGNIYNWQRDISGGWKKRGYWMEKNGSSYCNDGKLLSNIDFFRTRPYERKNENRKRGGKKHRRQQKREKREKQIIRKTDGDKEQRTDLIINISNFQSMKIETYSTQRIFGIFF